Proteins encoded by one window of Halobaculum halobium:
- a CDS encoding CBS domain-containing protein, which yields MELPTPQDLRERRTSLDLTQSALAERADVSQPLIARIEGGDVDPRLSTLRRIVEALDEVEGGVVRARDIMHESVISVAPDDSVREAVDLMEEEAYSQLPVIQNGTPVGSISFSDVNQAGEDAAELPVSEVMSESFPPVSPDATVDEIRNLLEHYKAVVVTDGGDAVGIITEADLAAQLS from the coding sequence ATGGAACTCCCGACGCCGCAGGACCTTCGCGAGCGGCGGACGTCGCTCGATCTGACCCAGAGCGCGCTCGCCGAGCGCGCGGACGTGTCCCAGCCCTTGATCGCCCGCATCGAGGGCGGAGACGTGGACCCGCGCCTGTCGACGCTCCGGCGCATCGTCGAGGCGCTCGACGAGGTCGAGGGGGGCGTCGTGCGGGCCCGCGACATCATGCACGAGTCGGTGATCAGCGTCGCCCCGGACGATTCCGTGCGCGAGGCAGTCGACCTGATGGAGGAGGAGGCGTACTCGCAGCTTCCGGTGATCCAGAACGGGACGCCCGTCGGGTCGATCTCCTTCTCGGACGTGAACCAGGCCGGCGAGGACGCCGCCGAGCTCCCGGTCAGCGAGGTGATGTCGGAGTCGTTCCCGCCGGTGAGCCCGGACGCGACCGTCGACGAGATCCGGAACCTGCTGGAGCACTACAAGGCGGTCGTCGTCACCGACGGGGGCGACGCCGTCGGGATCATCACGGAAGCGGACCTGGCGGCCCAGCTGTCCTGA
- the ligA gene encoding ATP-dependent DNA ligase LigA, whose amino-acid sequence MEFDTFAERGEAIAAEPGALDTVALVADALTAAGGATPASGGDTEGAGPAADDDLAIVARFLRGAVFPGWDGRTLSVGPSLCHAALARAAGANVTAGDIEDRLAETGEIGAVAAGLDLGGQTGLGAFAGGDATGGAGDDDLTVRDVYDELVAVAEATGDGSESFREDALFGLFTRAGPVEAKYLARLVLGEMRIGVGSGTLRDATAAAFLGASVTTPTEERDDDDDRTGELVALVERALQVTNDHGRVARIARDEGESGLREVSLSVGRPVRSMLAQAGTVADALDAWDAVAVETKYDGARVQIHYEDRVDDEEGEDGATPADPADGPVSIYSRNMEDVTAALPELVEHVREHATAPAILDGEAVAVDDDGEPLPFQEILRRFRRKHDVDRMREEVRVELRAFDCLHAGGDDLLDAPLTGRHERLSAVLGEGVSELRVSDDAEEIEAFEAAALAAGHEGVMLKRPESTYDPGNRGREWLKRKPDVETLDLVVTGAEWGEGRRAELFGTFEVSVRVDDGDGERDADESVDSGAAYATVGNVATGITDEELADLTERLEPHVRAESGQSVTVAPEVVFEVGYEEIQTSPTYESGHALRFPRFLAVREDKAPEAADSLARVRRLASDE is encoded by the coding sequence ATGGAGTTCGACACGTTCGCCGAACGCGGCGAAGCCATCGCGGCCGAGCCGGGTGCCCTCGACACCGTGGCGCTCGTCGCCGACGCGCTCACGGCGGCCGGCGGTGCGACACCGGCCTCCGGCGGCGACACCGAAGGGGCCGGGCCCGCGGCGGACGACGATCTCGCGATCGTCGCGCGGTTCCTCCGCGGGGCGGTGTTCCCCGGGTGGGACGGGCGGACGCTCTCGGTGGGGCCGTCGCTGTGTCACGCCGCGCTGGCGCGCGCGGCCGGCGCGAACGTCACCGCGGGTGACATCGAGGATCGACTCGCCGAAACCGGCGAGATCGGCGCCGTCGCCGCGGGGCTCGATCTGGGCGGACAGACCGGTCTCGGGGCCTTCGCCGGCGGCGACGCGACCGGCGGGGCGGGAGACGACGACCTGACCGTCCGCGATGTGTACGACGAGTTGGTCGCCGTCGCGGAGGCGACCGGTGACGGCAGCGAGTCGTTCCGCGAAGACGCACTGTTCGGGCTGTTCACGCGCGCCGGCCCGGTCGAGGCGAAGTACCTCGCTCGGCTCGTCCTCGGGGAGATGCGGATCGGCGTCGGCTCCGGTACGCTCCGGGACGCCACCGCCGCGGCGTTCCTCGGCGCGTCCGTCACGACGCCGACGGAGGAGCGCGACGACGACGACGACCGTACCGGGGAACTGGTCGCGCTCGTCGAACGCGCGCTGCAGGTGACGAACGACCACGGGCGCGTCGCTCGGATCGCCCGCGACGAGGGCGAGTCGGGGCTGCGGGAGGTCTCGCTGTCGGTCGGCCGGCCGGTCCGGTCGATGCTCGCGCAGGCGGGCACCGTCGCCGACGCGCTCGACGCGTGGGACGCCGTCGCTGTCGAGACGAAGTACGACGGCGCGCGGGTACAGATCCACTACGAGGACCGCGTAGACGACGAGGAAGGCGAGGACGGCGCGACTCCCGCCGACCCCGCGGACGGGCCGGTCTCGATCTACTCGCGCAACATGGAGGACGTGACCGCCGCCCTCCCGGAGTTGGTCGAGCACGTCCGCGAACACGCGACGGCGCCGGCGATCCTCGACGGCGAGGCCGTCGCGGTCGACGACGACGGGGAGCCACTCCCGTTTCAGGAGATCCTCCGACGCTTCCGGCGCAAACACGACGTCGACCGGATGCGCGAGGAGGTGCGCGTCGAGCTTCGGGCGTTCGACTGCCTGCACGCCGGCGGCGACGATCTCCTCGACGCGCCGCTGACTGGGCGCCACGAGCGGCTCAGCGCGGTGTTGGGGGAGGGCGTCTCTGAGCTGCGGGTCTCCGACGACGCCGAGGAGATCGAGGCGTTCGAGGCGGCCGCGCTGGCGGCCGGGCACGAGGGCGTGATGCTGAAGCGCCCGGAGTCGACGTACGACCCCGGAAACCGCGGGAGGGAGTGGCTCAAACGCAAGCCAGACGTGGAAACCCTCGATCTCGTCGTCACCGGCGCCGAGTGGGGAGAGGGCCGGCGGGCGGAGCTGTTCGGCACCTTCGAGGTGAGCGTGCGTGTCGACGACGGCGACGGCGAGCGCGATGCCGACGAGTCCGTCGATTCCGGGGCCGCGTACGCCACCGTCGGGAACGTCGCGACCGGCATCACCGACGAGGAGCTGGCCGACCTCACCGAGCGACTGGAGCCGCACGTGCGCGCGGAGTCGGGTCAGAGCGTGACCGTCGCGCCCGAGGTGGTGTTCGAGGTCGGCTACGAGGAGATCCAGACGTCGCCGACGTACGAGTCGGGACACGCGCTGCGGTTCCCGCGCTTCCTCGCGGTCCGCGAAGACAAGGCGCCCGAAGCCGCCGATTCGCTCGCCCGCGTCCGGCGACTCGCAAGCGATGAGTGA
- the dnaJ gene encoding molecular chaperone DnaJ — protein MSEDFYDVLGVSRDASEEEIKQAYRQKATEYHPDVSDEPDAEEKFKQVKKAKEVLTDEEKRQAYDQMGHDQFEQAEKRGGFDGGPGGAGGGMGGGPFGGGGMGGGMGGGGGMGGLGDIFEEFFGGGGGGRGGPRPGKDLRTNLDVTLQEAHDGVTKQFSVARPTRCAECDGEGHPEDADVQTCPQCDGRGQVRQVQQTPLGRVQQTGTCPRCEGDGELYSEDCAVCDGSGITREESSLTVDVPAGIQGGQTLRMDGEGAPGEPGARDGDLLIEVRVEGDDRFERDGADLNLTEPVSFPQAVFGDTIQLETLDGSVEFEVPAGTQSGETFRLKGKGMPRLRRRGNGDLYVQVQVVTPDDLTSEQREALKEFAEAGGEEIDVSEGFFEKIKKSL, from the coding sequence ATGAGCGAGGACTTCTACGACGTGCTCGGAGTCTCACGGGACGCCTCCGAGGAGGAAATCAAGCAGGCGTACCGCCAGAAGGCAACCGAGTACCACCCCGACGTCAGCGACGAGCCCGACGCCGAGGAGAAGTTCAAACAGGTCAAGAAGGCCAAGGAGGTCCTCACCGACGAGGAGAAGCGCCAGGCGTACGACCAGATGGGTCACGACCAGTTCGAGCAGGCCGAGAAGCGCGGCGGCTTCGACGGCGGCCCCGGCGGCGCTGGCGGGGGAATGGGCGGCGGTCCCTTCGGCGGCGGAGGGATGGGCGGCGGAATGGGTGGCGGCGGGGGAATGGGCGGTCTCGGAGATATCTTCGAGGAGTTCTTCGGGGGTGGCGGCGGCGGTCGGGGCGGCCCGCGTCCCGGGAAGGACCTCCGGACGAACCTCGACGTCACGCTCCAGGAGGCGCACGACGGCGTCACCAAGCAGTTCTCCGTCGCCCGCCCGACCCGCTGTGCGGAGTGCGACGGCGAGGGTCACCCCGAGGACGCAGACGTGCAGACGTGCCCGCAGTGTGACGGTCGCGGGCAGGTCCGGCAGGTGCAGCAGACCCCGCTCGGACGCGTTCAGCAGACCGGCACGTGTCCGCGGTGTGAGGGCGACGGCGAACTGTACTCCGAGGACTGCGCCGTCTGCGACGGCTCCGGGATCACCCGCGAGGAGAGCTCTCTCACAGTGGACGTCCCCGCGGGGATTCAAGGCGGCCAGACGCTGCGGATGGACGGCGAGGGCGCCCCCGGCGAGCCCGGCGCGCGCGACGGCGACCTGCTCATCGAGGTGCGCGTCGAGGGGGACGACCGCTTCGAGCGCGACGGCGCCGACCTCAACCTCACTGAGCCGGTCTCGTTCCCGCAGGCCGTCTTCGGCGACACGATCCAATTGGAGACGCTCGACGGCAGCGTCGAGTTCGAGGTACCCGCCGGCACGCAAAGCGGCGAGACGTTCCGACTGAAGGGCAAGGGAATGCCCCGGCTGCGCCGCCGCGGCAACGGGGACCTCTACGTGCAGGTGCAGGTCGTCACGCCTGACGATCTCACGAGCGAGCAGCGCGAGGCGCTGAAGGAGTTCGCGGAGGCCGGCGGCGAGGAGATCGACGTGAGCGAGGGGTTCTTCGAGAAGATCAAGAAGTCGCTGTAG
- a CDS encoding DUF6884 domain-containing protein yields the protein METFGLVQAGACPFRGRGAAADRYATAFFTKKAELAELVCDEWVVLSERHGVIDPDEEVEGVDREFAELEPAAQARWSMEVVADVASRVRKHEFDRVVVFADRSMRDALKERGGLLSRIAAAEAETVEPLAGIGGRDRQEQWLDEQLSIRRDAADPTAADLESTPGDLA from the coding sequence ATGGAGACCTTCGGGCTCGTGCAGGCCGGCGCCTGTCCGTTTCGGGGGCGGGGGGCGGCAGCCGATCGCTACGCGACAGCGTTCTTCACGAAGAAGGCCGAGCTCGCCGAGCTCGTCTGCGACGAGTGGGTCGTCCTCTCGGAGCGCCACGGCGTGATCGACCCGGACGAGGAGGTCGAGGGCGTCGATCGGGAGTTCGCCGAACTGGAGCCGGCCGCGCAGGCCCGGTGGTCGATGGAGGTCGTCGCCGACGTCGCCTCCCGCGTCCGCAAACACGAGTTCGACCGCGTCGTCGTGTTCGCAGATCGGTCGATGCGCGACGCGCTGAAGGAGCGCGGCGGCCTGCTCAGCCGGATCGCTGCCGCCGAGGCGGAGACCGTCGAGCCGCTGGCCGGGATCGGCGGTCGCGACCGGCAGGAACAGTGGCTCGACGAGCAACTGTCGATCCGGCGCGACGCCGCCGACCCGACGGCGGCGGATCTCGAATCGACCCCCGGCGATCTGGCCTGA
- a CDS encoding zinc ribbon domain-containing protein: MPSRSSAAGRSRTCDGCGTRIDLEDRFCSCCGRPVRSNADGPRGRESPSAEDRAWLRRRVDDLRANGWESVDDDGERVVLRKRGVGRLPVHVVLFLLTGGIGNLLYALYRYTSGAPRRVVYADGTERSLSGNGDGGRDLATVTAAAVAGLFVFGGAVWVGAAVLANLSVFAAVLGALAFVLSALVAVAIPQVARDGLESPGTFGTAQTVARERVRNPPEPCADCGRRVFRGEHRRYARRFYVAGVPVRTTASGENVYCADCADESGRSPVGDDVDAELARLRGDGEREREPAFERR, encoded by the coding sequence ATGCCCTCCAGATCGTCGGCGGCCGGCCGCTCGCGCACCTGCGACGGCTGCGGAACCCGAATCGACCTCGAGGACCGGTTCTGTTCGTGCTGTGGCCGTCCGGTTCGTTCGAACGCGGACGGCCCACGCGGGCGCGAGTCACCCAGCGCGGAGGACCGCGCGTGGCTCCGGCGGCGCGTCGACGACCTCCGCGCGAACGGCTGGGAGTCTGTCGACGACGACGGCGAGCGGGTCGTCCTCCGCAAGCGCGGCGTCGGCCGGCTCCCGGTCCACGTCGTCTTGTTCCTGTTGACCGGCGGGATCGGTAACCTCCTGTACGCGCTGTATCGTTACACTTCGGGGGCGCCGCGCCGCGTGGTGTACGCCGACGGCACCGAACGGTCCCTCTCCGGCAACGGAGACGGCGGGCGTGACCTCGCCACCGTGACCGCCGCGGCCGTCGCCGGCCTGTTCGTGTTCGGCGGCGCCGTCTGGGTCGGCGCGGCCGTGCTCGCGAACCTCTCTGTGTTCGCCGCCGTGCTCGGGGCACTCGCGTTCGTCCTGTCGGCGCTGGTCGCGGTCGCGATCCCCCAGGTGGCCCGCGACGGGCTCGAATCGCCCGGGACGTTCGGTACGGCACAGACCGTCGCGCGCGAGCGCGTCCGCAACCCGCCGGAGCCGTGTGCCGACTGCGGCCGGCGGGTGTTTCGCGGAGAGCACCGCCGCTACGCGAGGCGGTTCTACGTCGCCGGGGTTCCGGTGCGGACGACGGCATCGGGCGAGAACGTCTACTGTGCCGACTGCGCCGACGAATCCGGCCGATCGCCTGTCGGCGACGACGTCGACGCGGAGTTGGCCCGACTGCGCGGCGACGGCGAGCGGGAGCGCGAACCGGCGTTCGAACGGCGGTAG
- a CDS encoding Rieske (2Fe-2S) protein, protein MATGARITSIDEVPEAGSSLFTVSDRHGDDREAILVRCDEEPGVRAWINVCPHEYQRLDRGRGAAIRDGEVICPKHGSMFDTCSGDCDNGEAAGTTLTAVEIAVDDGTVYLADEGYTYRHNGAGEDGDDGPSSTSHIGF, encoded by the coding sequence ATGGCTACGGGCGCGCGGATCACGTCGATCGACGAGGTACCGGAGGCCGGCTCGTCCCTGTTCACCGTCAGCGACCGCCACGGCGACGACCGCGAGGCGATCCTCGTCCGCTGCGACGAGGAGCCCGGCGTTCGCGCGTGGATCAACGTCTGTCCCCACGAGTACCAGCGGCTCGACCGCGGCCGGGGAGCGGCGATCCGCGACGGGGAAGTGATCTGCCCGAAACACGGCTCCATGTTCGACACGTGCTCAGGCGACTGCGACAACGGCGAGGCAGCGGGGACGACGCTGACCGCCGTCGAGATCGCCGTCGACGACGGGACCGTGTACCTCGCCGACGAGGGGTACACGTACCGCCACAACGGGGCTGGTGAGGACGGCGACGACGGCCCGAGTTCCACGTCCCACATCGGCTTCTAG
- a CDS encoding DUF7317 family protein, producing the protein MSLRSLTTALTLYRGTSLTLERAATHGGISPAELESGLRSQGVPVPECERASTTERARD; encoded by the coding sequence ATGTCACTCAGATCGCTGACCACGGCCCTGACGCTGTATCGCGGCACGTCGCTCACCCTCGAACGGGCGGCCACCCACGGCGGCATCTCGCCGGCCGAGTTGGAGTCGGGGCTGCGGAGCCAAGGCGTCCCGGTCCCGGAATGCGAGCGCGCGAGCACGACCGAACGAGCCCGCGACTGA
- a CDS encoding DNA topoisomerase IV subunit A, producing MSADTPHTKLNEEKAREQLIDLAAEFYDQFEHGDIPEMTLPTRTKSNIVFDEEAGVWVYGDRTSTRSANSVRGARKLLKAVYAVEFLAQQLDEDRSSTLRELYYLSESWDSEEAQFTSQDESNQLIEDLEIVSGVTREDFHMRPEESGAKVMGPLRIREQTRRGDRDIHCQEDVGQGGYQIPNNPDTIEFLDNDAEFVLCVETGGMRDRLVENGFDVDYDSIVVHLGGQPARATRRLTKRLHDELDLPVVVFCDGDPWSYRIYGSVAYGSIKSAHLSEYLATPEARYVGIRPQDIVDYDLPTDPLADSDVNALESELEDPRFKTDFWEEQIELQLDIGKKAEQQALAAQGLDFVTDTYLPERLGDMGVL from the coding sequence ATGAGCGCAGACACACCCCACACCAAGCTGAACGAGGAGAAGGCCCGCGAACAGCTGATCGACCTCGCGGCCGAGTTCTACGATCAGTTCGAGCACGGAGACATCCCCGAGATGACGCTTCCCACGCGGACGAAGAGCAACATCGTCTTCGACGAGGAGGCGGGCGTCTGGGTGTACGGCGATCGCACCTCCACCCGCTCGGCCAACTCGGTCCGGGGCGCGCGAAAGCTCCTGAAGGCGGTGTACGCCGTCGAATTCCTCGCCCAGCAACTGGACGAGGACCGCTCGTCCACCCTTCGTGAGCTGTACTACCTCTCGGAGTCGTGGGACTCCGAGGAGGCGCAGTTCACCTCACAAGACGAGTCGAACCAGCTGATCGAGGACCTCGAGATCGTCTCGGGCGTCACTCGCGAGGACTTCCACATGCGCCCGGAGGAGTCGGGCGCGAAGGTGATGGGCCCGCTACGGATCCGCGAGCAGACGCGCCGCGGCGACCGCGACATCCACTGTCAGGAGGACGTCGGGCAGGGCGGCTATCAGATCCCCAACAACCCCGACACGATCGAGTTCCTCGACAACGACGCCGAGTTCGTCCTCTGCGTCGAGACCGGCGGCATGCGCGACCGGCTCGTCGAGAACGGCTTCGACGTCGACTACGACTCGATCGTCGTCCACCTCGGGGGGCAGCCGGCCCGCGCGACCCGGCGGCTCACCAAGCGCCTGCACGACGAACTCGACTTGCCCGTCGTGGTGTTCTGTGACGGCGACCCCTGGTCGTACCGCATCTACGGCTCGGTCGCCTACGGGTCGATCAAGTCCGCCCACCTCTCGGAGTACCTCGCGACGCCGGAGGCCCGCTACGTCGGCATCCGCCCCCAGGACATCGTCGACTACGACCTCCCGACGGACCCGCTGGCGGACTCCGACGTGAACGCGCTGGAATCCGAACTCGAGGACCCACGCTTCAAGACCGACTTCTGGGAGGAGCAGATCGAACTCCAACTCGACATCGGGAAGAAGGCCGAACAGCAGGCCCTGGCGGCACAGGGCCTCGACTTCGTCACCGACACGTACCTCCCCGAGCGGCTCGGGGACATGGGCGTGCTCTGA
- a CDS encoding DUF555 domain-containing protein → MSNYLVALEAAWLVRDVEAIDDAIGVAVSEAGRRLNEANKEFVDVEVGATPCPACGEPFDSAFIAASTALVGLMLEIEVFNADSEEHATRIAKSEIGGALRDVPLDVIDIIETEADDEDE, encoded by the coding sequence ATGAGCAACTATCTCGTCGCGCTGGAGGCGGCCTGGTTGGTTCGAGACGTGGAGGCGATCGACGACGCGATCGGTGTCGCCGTCAGCGAGGCTGGGCGCCGACTCAACGAGGCGAACAAGGAGTTCGTCGACGTCGAGGTGGGCGCGACGCCGTGTCCCGCCTGCGGAGAGCCGTTCGACTCGGCGTTCATCGCGGCTTCGACCGCCCTGGTCGGACTGATGCTTGAGATCGAGGTGTTCAACGCCGACAGCGAGGAACACGCCACCCGGATCGCGAAAAGCGAGATCGGCGGCGCCCTCCGCGACGTGCCGCTCGACGTTATCGACATCATCGAGACGGAAGCCGACGACGAGGACGAGTAA
- a CDS encoding MBL fold metallo-hydrolase, whose amino-acid sequence MTVRHDDLRVTWYGYATARIESEDGTVAYTDPGRYGVLTGEWTPPGGGNPKEAAHPRATDHRPMDADLVLVTHDHHYDSAGIERVAADDATVVVYDGVDPAGIERDVKPLKDLPFEVVRVDETDHVAVDGVGDVWSVPAYNDPDGPHANDDGAVPHPKGLGVGYRFTVGANDTSVFWPGDSDALAAFAELDASLFLANISGSVCMSGAEAAALADRMDPDLVVPIHYNTQAFLEADSASFASDVAKRGVPVALDESAE is encoded by the coding sequence ATGACGGTCAGACACGACGACCTGCGGGTCACGTGGTACGGCTACGCCACCGCGCGCATCGAAAGCGAGGACGGCACCGTCGCCTACACCGACCCCGGCCGCTACGGCGTGCTCACCGGCGAGTGGACCCCGCCCGGCGGCGGCAACCCGAAGGAGGCTGCCCATCCCCGCGCCACCGATCACCGTCCGATGGACGCCGATCTCGTCCTCGTCACCCACGACCATCACTACGACTCCGCGGGAATCGAGCGCGTCGCCGCCGACGACGCGACCGTCGTCGTGTACGATGGCGTCGACCCCGCGGGAATCGAGCGCGACGTGAAGCCGCTGAAGGACCTCCCGTTCGAGGTCGTTCGGGTCGACGAGACCGACCACGTCGCCGTCGACGGCGTCGGCGACGTGTGGTCCGTGCCGGCGTACAACGATCCGGACGGGCCGCACGCGAACGACGACGGCGCCGTCCCCCACCCGAAGGGACTGGGGGTCGGCTACCGCTTCACCGTCGGCGCGAACGACACCTCGGTGTTCTGGCCGGGCGACTCCGACGCGCTCGCCGCGTTCGCCGAACTCGACGCATCGCTGTTTCTCGCGAACATCTCCGGCTCCGTCTGCATGAGCGGCGCCGAGGCGGCGGCGCTCGCCGACCGGATGGACCCGGACCTCGTCGTCCCGATCCACTACAACACCCAGGCGTTCCTGGAAGCCGACTCGGCGTCGTTCGCAAGCGATGTGGCGAAGCGGGGGGTGCCGGTCGCGCTCGACGAGTCGGCCGAGTAG
- the psmB gene encoding archaeal proteasome endopeptidase complex subunit beta, whose amino-acid sequence MRPSSDLADLDATSGDETVFGPELGEFPNADERRAQSTGEGEMKTGTTTVGLRTNDGVVLATDMRASLGRMVSSKDVQKVEQIHPTGALTIAGSVSAAQNLIQTLKAESNLYEARRGKDMSMQALSTLTGNLLRSGAFFIVQPILGGVDDEGAHIYSIDAAGGMTEEEYTVTGSGSQFALGVLEQEYDDDLSIDEAKRVAARSIKSAVERDTASGNGINMCVVTDEGVEVTKHKDIDELTA is encoded by the coding sequence ATGCGACCATCTAGTGACCTCGCGGACCTCGACGCCACCAGTGGCGACGAAACCGTGTTCGGGCCGGAACTCGGCGAGTTCCCCAACGCCGACGAGCGCCGTGCGCAGTCGACCGGCGAAGGCGAGATGAAGACCGGGACGACCACCGTCGGCCTGCGGACGAACGACGGCGTCGTGCTCGCGACCGATATGCGCGCCTCGCTGGGCCGGATGGTCTCCTCGAAAGACGTGCAGAAGGTCGAGCAGATCCACCCGACGGGCGCGCTCACCATCGCGGGCTCGGTGTCGGCCGCGCAGAATCTCATCCAGACGCTGAAGGCCGAGTCGAACCTCTACGAGGCGCGACGCGGCAAGGACATGAGCATGCAGGCGCTGTCGACGCTCACCGGGAACCTCCTTCGCTCGGGCGCGTTCTTCATCGTCCAGCCCATCCTCGGCGGCGTCGACGACGAGGGCGCCCACATCTACTCCATCGACGCGGCCGGCGGCATGACCGAGGAGGAGTACACCGTCACCGGCTCGGGGTCGCAGTTCGCCCTGGGCGTGCTCGAACAGGAGTACGACGACGACCTGTCGATCGACGAGGCCAAGCGCGTCGCCGCGCGGTCGATCAAGTCGGCCGTCGAGCGCGACACCGCCTCCGGCAACGGGATCAACATGTGCGTCGTGACCGACGAGGGCGTCGAGGTCACGAAGCACAAAGACATCGACGAGCTGACCGCCTGA